A region from the Wansuia hejianensis genome encodes:
- a CDS encoding sugar phosphate isomerase/epimerase family protein gives MKKAINIWSFQGKTLREAMETAARAGFQGIELAMDGSGELTPQTSSAELKDIRKAAEEAGIEIHSLASGMYWDYPFTSDDAEERRKALELARIQIRMAKELGAGAVLIVPGAVGVDFLPERPAVSYDAAYDRALEAFLKIRETAGEYEIQVGIENVWNKFLLSPLEMRNFIDEIGSPFVGAYLDVGNVLYCGYPEQWIEILGSRIKRVHFKDYRRAAGGLHGFVDLLAGDVDWKGVMEAFEAAGYDGWCSAEMIPAYAQYSDQIIFNTSLSMDRIFGKE, from the coding sequence ATGAAAAAAGCTATTAATATCTGGTCTTTTCAGGGGAAAACGCTGAGAGAAGCGATGGAAACGGCCGCCAGGGCAGGCTTCCAGGGGATTGAGCTTGCCATGGACGGGAGCGGGGAACTGACACCGCAGACATCGTCCGCAGAACTAAAGGATATCCGAAAGGCCGCGGAAGAAGCCGGAATTGAAATTCACAGCCTGGCCAGCGGTATGTATTGGGATTACCCGTTCACTTCCGATGATGCAGAAGAGCGCAGGAAGGCACTGGAACTGGCAAGAATTCAGATCCGGATGGCGAAGGAATTGGGCGCGGGCGCGGTGTTGATTGTTCCCGGCGCTGTGGGCGTGGATTTCCTGCCGGAACGCCCGGCCGTCAGTTATGATGCCGCTTATGACCGGGCGCTGGAGGCTTTTTTGAAGATCAGAGAGACGGCGGGAGAATATGAGATCCAGGTGGGGATAGAGAATGTTTGGAATAAGTTTCTTCTGTCACCGCTGGAGATGAGAAATTTTATAGATGAGATCGGCAGTCCTTTTGTGGGTGCTTATCTTGATGTGGGAAACGTGTTGTACTGCGGATATCCGGAACAGTGGATAGAGATTTTAGGCAGCCGGATCAAACGGGTTCATTTTAAGGATTACAGGAGGGCTGCCGGAGGGCTGCATGGGTTCGTTGACCTGCTGGCCGGAGACGTAGACTGGAAGGGGGTCATGGAAGCTTTTGAGGCCGCAGGCTATGACGGCTGGTGCTCCGCTGAGATGATACCGGCCTACGCCCAGTACAGCGATCAGATAATCTTTAATACGTCACTGTCCATGGACAGGATCTTTGGAAAGGAGTAA
- a CDS encoding AraC family transcriptional regulator: MENRTYVPTLLETVLSVPAIINISYYKFPKNYIFPGEQHDFWEFVYVDRGEILVTAGKLEYVLKAGEMAFHSCNEFHSQRSLKGSTADIIVVSFICTSPFMDDFKEKILFLNQAEKQCLHNVVRESEISYEAFEKAPPLIHMQKKASAPFGSDQLLKMGLEQLLILIYRRGESIGVQERQYRPSELSSRTLTVERVKSYIESHYRERLTLTALADCGNISISHLKRIFKEETGDSVISYLARTRISEAKRLIHEGSYSFTQIAELTGFDNIYYFSRRFKELTGMTPSEYALSVRE, encoded by the coding sequence ATGGAGAACAGAACCTACGTGCCCACCTTACTGGAAACTGTGCTGTCAGTTCCCGCTATCATCAATATCTCTTACTACAAATTCCCCAAAAACTATATATTTCCGGGAGAACAGCATGATTTCTGGGAATTCGTCTATGTAGACCGGGGAGAAATACTGGTGACAGCCGGCAAGCTGGAATACGTGCTGAAGGCAGGAGAGATGGCTTTCCATTCCTGCAATGAATTCCACAGCCAGCGCTCTTTAAAGGGGTCAACCGCTGACATCATTGTTGTATCCTTCATCTGCACCAGCCCTTTTATGGATGATTTTAAAGAAAAGATACTTTTCCTGAACCAGGCTGAAAAACAATGCCTGCACAACGTGGTAAGGGAATCTGAGATCTCCTACGAAGCTTTTGAAAAAGCGCCTCCCCTGATCCACATGCAGAAAAAAGCCTCAGCTCCCTTCGGCAGTGACCAGCTTCTGAAGATGGGGCTGGAACAGCTTCTGATACTGATCTACCGGCGAGGTGAAAGCATCGGCGTTCAGGAACGGCAATACCGCCCTTCCGAGCTTTCCAGCCGGACGCTCACGGTAGAAAGGGTGAAGAGCTACATCGAATCCCATTACCGGGAACGGCTGACACTCACAGCGCTGGCTGACTGCGGAAATATCAGCATTTCCCACTTGAAAAGGATTTTTAAAGAGGAGACCGGGGACTCTGTGATTTCTTACCTGGCCAGAACCCGGATCAGTGAAGCCAAGCGGCTGATTCACGAAGGCAGCTATTCCTTCACGCAGATTGCGGAGCTTACAGGCTTCGACAATATTTATTATTTTTCCAGGAGATTTAAAGAGCTGACCGGCATGACTCCTTCGGAATATGCTTTGTCGGTCAGAGAATGA